A genomic stretch from Barnesiella intestinihominis YIT 11860 includes:
- a CDS encoding MarR family transcriptional regulator: MEPFCKIRDFYRAITDFETRFEKRYGLCLNEGMLLCCLRQEPRLSSGDIAKLLGLTHSNTSKVIRSVEKKGLIERILGDDDKRQMYFSLTQEGERCLKELECCDVEIPDVLKKIL; encoded by the coding sequence ATGGAACCATTTTGTAAGATTCGTGATTTTTATAGAGCGATAACCGATTTTGAAACAAGATTTGAGAAGAGATACGGGCTTTGCCTGAACGAAGGGATGCTTTTGTGTTGCCTTCGTCAAGAACCGAGGCTCTCTTCGGGAGATATCGCCAAGCTGTTGGGGCTTACTCATTCCAATACATCGAAAGTGATTCGTTCGGTAGAAAAAAAAGGTCTCATCGAACGGATATTGGGCGATGACGACAAACGCCAGATGTATTTTTCTTTAACTCAGGAGGGCGAACGTTGCCTGAAAGAGCTCGAATGTTGCGATGTCGAAATTCCCGATGTGTTGAAAAAGATATTATAG
- a CDS encoding metal ABC transporter permease — MIDILNYTFFQNALWAILLISITSAIIGTYIVARRMLFITGGITHASFGGLGVGYYLGINPTLSALVFAILSALGVEWLSRGKSVREDSAIAVVWALGMAIGIIFIFMTPGYTPGLTEFLFGNILTITRTDIFIFAAFASLLIFYTVLQYKTIVYTAFDADFAHTRGIKTRLVNYIMTFFVATAVVLTIRLVGIMLLISILSLPQMIAELFCHKFRNIVWLSGAINLLCGIGGLLLSYWLDVPAGATIVFTLIIAYFVVKIIASYLHSATGKKQ, encoded by the coding sequence ATGATAGACATTCTCAATTATACATTCTTTCAAAATGCTTTGTGGGCGATACTACTCATTTCCATAACAAGTGCCATCATCGGCACATACATCGTCGCACGCCGCATGCTATTTATTACCGGGGGCATAACCCATGCATCTTTCGGTGGTTTGGGTGTAGGGTATTACCTCGGCATCAATCCCACGCTTTCGGCTCTTGTTTTCGCTATCCTTTCCGCATTGGGAGTCGAATGGCTGTCTCGGGGCAAATCGGTTCGTGAAGACTCTGCCATAGCGGTCGTATGGGCGTTAGGCATGGCAATCGGGATCATTTTTATTTTCATGACACCCGGCTACACACCGGGGCTCACGGAATTTCTTTTCGGAAACATTCTCACCATCACCCGCACGGATATATTCATCTTTGCGGCCTTTGCCTCATTATTGATTTTCTACACCGTGTTGCAATACAAGACCATCGTATATACGGCTTTCGATGCCGACTTTGCCCACACCCGCGGTATCAAGACACGCCTCGTCAACTATATCATGACATTTTTTGTGGCGACCGCCGTGGTTCTTACCATTCGTCTGGTCGGTATCATGCTCCTCATCTCCATACTCTCTTTACCGCAAATGATCGCCGAACTTTTCTGTCACAAATTCCGAAATATCGTTTGGCTGTCGGGAGCAATCAATCTCCTCTGCGGCATAGGAGGACTATTACTCTCCTATTGGCTCGACGTCCCTGCGGGAGCAACCATCGTATTTACCTTGATAATCGCCTATTTTGTTGTAAAAATTATAGCTTCCTACCTACATTCTGCAACCGGTAAAAAGCAATAA
- the trxA gene encoding thioredoxin, with product MIKRVLFLTVGILSLMLAACETKAINNGKKENKMKTIELTKADFLKKIVDYEKNPEEWIYLGDKPAIIDFYASWCGPCKMVAPILEELAAEYDGQIYVYKVNTEQEQELAALFNIRSIPSFLFIPMNDKPQMAMGAMSKSSFKEAIDGVLLKK from the coding sequence ATGATTAAACGAGTGTTGTTTTTGACGGTGGGTATACTATCGCTTATGCTTGCCGCCTGTGAAACGAAAGCGATAAATAATGGTAAAAAAGAAAATAAAATGAAAACGATCGAATTGACAAAGGCTGATTTTTTAAAGAAAATAGTGGATTATGAAAAAAATCCCGAGGAGTGGATATATTTAGGAGATAAACCGGCGATTATCGATTTCTATGCCTCTTGGTGCGGACCGTGTAAAATGGTGGCTCCGATATTGGAAGAGCTGGCTGCGGAGTATGACGGGCAGATTTATGTTTATAAGGTGAATACCGAGCAGGAACAAGAGTTAGCGGCATTGTTCAATATCCGTAGTATACCCTCGTTTTTGTTTATTCCCATGAACGATAAGCCTCAAATGGCTATGGGGGCGATGTCCAAAAGTTCGTTTAAAGAGGCAATCGATGGTGTATTATTGAAAAAATGA
- a CDS encoding 4Fe-4S binding protein yields the protein MPLVVDKNRCPQNHRCPLISICPQQAISQTGFGLPRIDSDKCIECGKCVRHCGMKAIYRLEDKYGTIL from the coding sequence ATGCCTCTTGTCGTAGATAAGAACCGTTGTCCGCAGAATCATCGTTGTCCGTTGATTTCGATTTGTCCGCAACAGGCCATCAGCCAGACCGGTTTCGGCTTGCCTCGTATCGATTCGGATAAATGTATCGAATGCGGGAAATGTGTCCGCCACTGTGGTATGAAAGCTATATATCGATTGGAAGATAAGTATGGAACCATTTTGTAA
- a CDS encoding PglZ domain-containing protein — MKNGKILWADDEIDLLKPHILFLQQKGYEVTTVSNGRDALEKAAHETFDLIILDENMPGLSGLDTLGQIKMENPEIPVVMITKSEEENIMNQAIGNKISDYLIKPVNPNQILLSIKKNLHHKEIILEKTSSDYRQEFQHISSQINDSYSWNDWFEVYKKLVFWELELTQAESDMDELLTMQKTEANSAFAKFVKKNYEKWITGGEHPLMSHELFKTKVFPLIDNGEKVFFILIDNFRFDQWRVIKPLLNEYFTAEEDLYFSILPTATQYARNAIFSGLLPNQIARMFPDLWVDEDEEEGKNLNEAPLIQTLLDRFRKRYTFSYNKINESAFGERLIQNFPQIENNQLNVCVLNFVDMLSHARTESKMIRELASSEAAYRSITESWFRHSSALDLFRKIAEKDFKIILTTDHGTVHVNNPIKVIGDKNTNTNLRYKVGKSLSYNPKQVYEIKTPERYGLPSPNVSSTYIFATNHDFFAYPNNYNYYVGYYKDTFQHGGISMEEMMIPLITLTKK; from the coding sequence ATGAAAAACGGTAAAATACTTTGGGCCGACGATGAAATCGATTTACTGAAACCGCATATCCTCTTTCTACAACAAAAAGGATATGAAGTCACAACTGTATCGAATGGACGAGATGCGCTTGAAAAAGCAGCTCATGAGACCTTCGACCTCATTATCCTCGACGAAAACATGCCGGGATTGAGCGGGCTCGATACCCTCGGCCAGATCAAGATGGAAAATCCCGAGATTCCCGTCGTCATGATCACCAAGAGCGAAGAAGAAAACATCATGAACCAAGCCATCGGAAACAAAATATCCGATTACCTCATCAAGCCGGTCAATCCCAATCAGATTCTCCTCTCCATAAAGAAAAATCTCCACCACAAAGAGATCATCTTGGAAAAGACATCGAGCGACTATCGACAGGAGTTCCAACACATTAGCAGCCAGATAAACGACTCCTATTCTTGGAACGACTGGTTTGAAGTTTACAAAAAGCTCGTGTTCTGGGAATTGGAACTCACACAAGCCGAAAGCGATATGGACGAACTGCTCACCATGCAGAAGACCGAAGCCAACAGCGCTTTCGCCAAATTCGTCAAGAAAAACTACGAAAAGTGGATTACCGGAGGCGAGCATCCCTTGATGAGCCATGAACTTTTCAAAACCAAAGTCTTCCCCCTCATCGACAACGGGGAGAAAGTATTTTTCATACTCATCGACAACTTCCGTTTCGACCAATGGAGAGTAATCAAACCTCTGCTTAACGAATACTTTACGGCCGAGGAAGACCTCTATTTCAGTATCCTGCCCACAGCCACGCAATATGCCCGCAACGCTATCTTCTCCGGTTTGCTGCCCAACCAGATAGCTCGCATGTTCCCCGACCTATGGGTAGACGAGGACGAAGAAGAAGGAAAAAACCTGAACGAGGCTCCCCTCATTCAGACACTGCTCGACCGGTTCCGCAAACGATATACATTCTCTTACAATAAAATCAACGAATCGGCATTCGGCGAAAGACTCATTCAAAACTTCCCGCAAATCGAGAATAACCAACTCAATGTCTGCGTGCTCAATTTCGTCGATATGCTTTCCCATGCTCGCACCGAATCCAAAATGATTCGTGAGCTCGCCTCCTCGGAGGCCGCCTACCGCTCCATTACCGAGTCTTGGTTCCGCCACTCGTCGGCGCTCGACCTCTTCCGCAAAATCGCCGAAAAAGATTTTAAAATCATTCTCACCACCGATCACGGGACGGTACACGTCAATAACCCCATCAAAGTAATCGGCGATAAAAATACCAATACCAACTTACGGTATAAAGTAGGGAAATCGCTCAGCTACAACCCCAAGCAGGTATATGAAATCAAAACACCCGAACGATACGGACTGCCGTCGCCCAACGTCAGCTCCACCTACATATTCGCCACGAACCACGACTTCTTTGCATACCCCAATAATTACAACTACTACGTAGGGTACTATAAAGATACGTTCCAACACGGAGGCATCTCTATGGAAGAAATGATGATTCCCTTGATAACACTCACAAAAAAATAA
- a CDS encoding choice-of-anchor J domain-containing protein: MKKLLFTLAILSGGVLSAAFAQTTSRILPDEARNVKNDPVLVRQFLEKSRNFQKRQMSSESAFQQVRPLMRKKSDVIIDAAPSLSNLKLNGAVVYDENKDVNTFGLYSFSAQAPVTRKEVTLIPRLSASGGAIYSDGKLYVYDYAIDYGYVSLSRYAVYDAVTGAELDYKSMGYSLGPVYRNAAVSCAKDPVTGKVYCCSYGYNEKTKELCYVLSTWNLEGMSKDSIALLSKPMQVMACDSNGKLYGISASTATEGNNGGILYEINKTTGTLREIGDTQVSPKYTQSAVINTSDNTFYWFANEEDEAANLYTVDLTTGEAALVGALPYGDQVVGAYIPDPEALDGAPSGPENLSVSFENGSLSGTVSFDIPSETYDGNVLNGDVTYKVLGNGDVLATSVAAAGTKVSCPVTVPSSAIYKLEVVLSNSVGDSPKSDMTVYIGKDSPLAVNNLKVVRTGDVNTVSWNSPTGTKNGGYMNVDDLRYKIVRMPDNVQVVTNHADSVFSDTFTTEELALYYYVVTSYNDGIEGESASSNSVSVGDALLPPYSQDFTEKNSLGLFTVVDVNNDNKTWTYSNGTVRYAYHMKNNADDWLITPPLKLKRGYMYEFSFDTYVLSARSEEKMEIKMGTAATVEAMNTVIMEERTYNNTRTSPKTESFSIMPDADGTYYIGFHVVSDANKGNLTVDNIKVGEPMSIHVPGEVENLTLIPGAKGALSVTIGLTAPTKNLVGGDLTELTAVDVRRGETLVKTFESPAKGTALQFVDNGVVSGLNIYSVVARNSFGEGAVTTDTVLVGIDVPLAPQSVTFTDEGNGSGLLSWDKVSETGENGGYVNPEEVVYTVYDADSKVVADDVTGDRYELTSLNSEMPQVLSYFSVTAKNQKGESEPAQSNSRLVGPSYPAPYTESFADATITNGPWTTELLAGKSYDSDWTPRADQSQDNDGGSADFQGYAAGASTRIYSPKIDISAVDNPRLNAWILMPTGGVRVRFQISDDYADWHDVDTIEVAEEWTRVNIDLASYKSKNLRIALVGECLEDFNFAYVDHIEIRGYLDNNLQATGITGPEKVNFKEEAKYVVSVLNEGVRDASQFTVYLTDEEFNVLATKTVESLAAQSSVNVEISYTPSIEMAGSELTVYGVVGYDSDEEQDDNRTKTAVVTKVKGSSYPVATGLTGSSEGTAIKLAWSAPSLSKPVAEVVTDGFEDYDPFTIDGFGAWTVADVDGGNTYVFGESQSWPNAGQPQAFMIFDMNSEHIAGLGVDERFMMDSSHGSKLAVCWSSDPQTTDLGHNDDWLISPRLADGGQTVSFQAKAYDSSFTESIEVYYSTTGNAIEDFTNNLAKVSSVPADTWATYTYDLPANTTYFAIRCVSANAFLLGIDNVVYKPQPVLPEGLAVESYNVYRNGELLDNTAATEFTDNAPSDGDNVYAVSVVYNMGESILSDPCTVGTSGIENNSMDNIRVYEENGTIVIRGAEGKRATVSDMSGIVLHNDICSDVTVISVSRGVYVVKVNGKAIKVIVR; the protein is encoded by the coding sequence ATGAAAAAATTATTGTTTACTCTTGCCATTTTGTCGGGAGGGGTATTGTCTGCCGCTTTTGCACAGACAACATCGAGAATCCTTCCAGATGAAGCCCGAAATGTTAAGAATGATCCTGTGCTTGTCCGGCAATTTTTGGAAAAGTCGAGGAATTTTCAGAAACGGCAAATGTCTTCTGAAAGTGCTTTTCAACAAGTTCGTCCCTTGATGCGTAAAAAATCAGATGTAATTATCGATGCGGCTCCTTCTCTTTCGAATCTGAAATTGAACGGAGCTGTCGTTTATGATGAGAATAAAGATGTTAATACTTTCGGACTCTATTCATTTTCGGCCCAAGCTCCGGTAACCCGGAAAGAAGTGACTCTTATTCCTCGCTTGTCTGCGAGCGGCGGAGCGATTTATTCCGATGGAAAATTATACGTTTATGATTATGCCATAGATTATGGATATGTGTCGTTGAGTCGTTATGCTGTTTATGATGCTGTGACCGGGGCAGAGCTCGATTATAAAAGTATGGGTTATTCGTTGGGGCCTGTTTATCGGAATGCGGCAGTGAGTTGTGCCAAAGACCCGGTTACCGGCAAGGTCTATTGCTGCTCTTATGGTTATAACGAGAAGACAAAGGAGTTGTGTTATGTACTTTCTACATGGAATCTCGAAGGTATGTCCAAAGACAGTATAGCCCTTTTGTCGAAACCGATGCAGGTAATGGCTTGTGACTCTAACGGAAAACTTTACGGTATTTCGGCCAGTACGGCTACCGAGGGAAACAATGGCGGTATCTTGTATGAAATCAATAAAACAACGGGTACACTCCGGGAGATAGGAGATACACAAGTGTCTCCCAAATATACTCAGTCGGCTGTAATCAACACTTCTGACAATACGTTTTATTGGTTTGCCAATGAAGAAGACGAGGCTGCGAATCTTTATACGGTCGATTTGACAACAGGAGAAGCCGCTTTGGTCGGAGCGTTACCTTATGGAGATCAAGTCGTGGGGGCTTATATTCCCGACCCCGAAGCTCTTGATGGAGCTCCTTCGGGACCAGAGAATCTGTCGGTCTCTTTCGAGAACGGTTCCCTTTCCGGTACTGTATCTTTCGATATACCGTCCGAGACATACGATGGAAATGTTTTGAACGGTGATGTGACATATAAAGTTTTGGGTAATGGCGATGTGTTGGCTACAAGTGTCGCGGCTGCCGGGACGAAGGTTTCATGTCCTGTGACCGTTCCGTCATCGGCCATTTATAAATTGGAGGTCGTTTTGTCCAATTCGGTGGGCGATAGTCCTAAAAGCGATATGACCGTTTATATCGGCAAGGACAGTCCTTTGGCGGTGAACAATTTGAAAGTGGTTCGGACCGGCGATGTAAATACGGTTTCATGGAATTCTCCTACGGGTACGAAAAACGGGGGATATATGAATGTGGACGATTTACGTTATAAGATCGTGCGTATGCCCGATAATGTTCAAGTCGTCACAAATCATGCCGACAGTGTTTTCTCCGACACATTCACGACCGAAGAGTTGGCTCTTTACTACTATGTGGTAACTTCTTATAACGATGGTATCGAAGGCGAGTCCGCATCTTCCAATTCGGTGAGTGTGGGAGATGCGTTACTACCTCCTTATTCACAGGATTTTACTGAGAAAAATTCTTTGGGATTGTTCACTGTGGTCGATGTGAATAACGATAATAAAACGTGGACTTATTCGAATGGTACGGTTCGGTATGCCTATCACATGAAGAATAATGCGGACGATTGGTTGATCACACCTCCTTTGAAATTGAAGAGAGGCTATATGTATGAATTTTCATTCGATACGTATGTGTTGAGCGCTCGTTCCGAGGAAAAGATGGAAATCAAGATGGGAACGGCTGCCACGGTCGAGGCGATGAATACCGTCATTATGGAAGAGCGCACTTATAACAATACGAGAACATCGCCCAAGACCGAGTCTTTCTCGATCATGCCCGATGCCGACGGTACGTATTACATCGGATTCCATGTGGTAAGCGATGCCAATAAGGGAAATCTGACCGTCGATAATATTAAGGTGGGAGAGCCCATGTCTATTCATGTTCCGGGAGAAGTAGAGAATCTCACGCTTATCCCCGGAGCAAAGGGCGCATTGTCTGTTACAATCGGGCTTACAGCCCCGACAAAGAATCTTGTGGGCGGAGATTTGACCGAGTTGACAGCCGTCGATGTGAGACGTGGAGAGACTTTGGTCAAGACGTTTGAATCCCCGGCAAAAGGGACTGCACTTCAATTTGTGGATAATGGGGTCGTTTCCGGTTTGAATATTTATAGTGTGGTTGCACGCAACTCGTTTGGAGAAGGGGCTGTTACGACCGATACCGTATTGGTTGGCATAGATGTTCCGTTGGCGCCTCAATCGGTAACTTTTACCGATGAAGGGAACGGTTCGGGCTTGCTTTCTTGGGATAAGGTTTCCGAGACGGGGGAAAACGGCGGATATGTAAATCCCGAGGAAGTGGTTTATACTGTATATGATGCCGATTCGAAAGTGGTTGCCGACGATGTGACGGGCGACCGCTACGAGCTTACTTCGTTGAATAGCGAGATGCCGCAGGTGTTGTCTTATTTCTCGGTGACCGCTAAGAATCAAAAAGGAGAATCGGAGCCTGCGCAATCCAACTCGCGGTTAGTAGGACCTTCATATCCGGCTCCTTATACCGAGTCGTTTGCCGATGCGACAATTACCAATGGCCCGTGGACAACCGAACTCCTTGCCGGAAAGAGTTATGATTCCGATTGGACTCCACGAGCAGACCAATCACAGGATAACGATGGAGGAAGTGCCGACTTCCAGGGATATGCCGCCGGTGCTTCTACCCGTATTTACAGTCCGAAAATCGATATTTCGGCAGTCGATAATCCCCGTCTCAACGCTTGGATATTGATGCCGACCGGGGGTGTGAGAGTTCGTTTCCAAATTTCGGACGATTATGCCGATTGGCACGATGTGGATACTATCGAGGTCGCCGAAGAGTGGACTCGTGTGAATATAGACCTCGCGTCGTACAAATCCAAAAATTTGCGGATAGCCTTAGTGGGAGAGTGTCTCGAAGATTTCAATTTTGCCTATGTGGATCATATCGAAATTCGCGGTTATTTAGATAATAATCTTCAAGCGACAGGTATTACCGGACCAGAGAAAGTCAATTTCAAGGAGGAGGCTAAATATGTCGTATCGGTTTTGAATGAAGGCGTACGGGATGCCTCGCAATTTACGGTTTATTTGACCGATGAGGAATTTAACGTATTGGCGACGAAAACAGTAGAGTCACTGGCTGCTCAGAGCTCTGTGAATGTGGAAATATCCTATACGCCTTCTATCGAAATGGCAGGCTCGGAATTGACGGTTTATGGTGTCGTGGGTTATGATTCAGATGAGGAACAAGACGATAACCGTACGAAAACCGCGGTCGTGACCAAAGTAAAAGGTTCTTCTTATCCCGTAGCGACCGGATTGACCGGTAGCAGTGAGGGTACAGCCATTAAACTTGCGTGGTCGGCTCCGTCGCTATCCAAACCGGTAGCCGAGGTTGTAACCGATGGTTTCGAGGATTATGACCCGTTTACCATCGATGGTTTCGGGGCTTGGACGGTAGCCGATGTCGATGGGGGGAATACTTATGTATTCGGAGAATCTCAATCTTGGCCTAATGCCGGACAACCGCAGGCGTTCATGATTTTCGATATGAATTCCGAGCATATAGCTGGATTGGGTGTCGATGAACGATTCATGATGGATAGTTCTCATGGTTCCAAGTTGGCGGTATGCTGGTCTTCCGATCCTCAGACGACCGATCTCGGTCACAACGACGACTGGCTTATCTCCCCTCGTCTTGCCGATGGCGGACAGACCGTATCGTTCCAAGCGAAGGCTTATGATTCGAGCTTTACGGAATCGATAGAAGTATATTATTCGACAACGGGCAATGCTATCGAAGATTTTACGAACAATTTGGCTAAGGTAAGTTCTGTGCCGGCAGATACGTGGGCTACTTATACTTACGACTTGCCTGCGAATACCACCTATTTTGCCATACGTTGTGTATCGGCGAATGCATTCTTATTGGGTATCGACAATGTGGTTTATAAACCGCAACCGGTTCTTCCCGAAGGGTTGGCTGTGGAGAGTTACAATGTATATCGTAACGGGGAGCTGTTGGATAATACGGCTGCGACCGAGTTTACCGATAACGCTCCGTCCGACGGCGATAATGTTTATGCCGTATCGGTAGTTTACAACATGGGTGAATCTATATTGTCGGATCCGTGTACGGTGGGGACTTCGGGTATAGAAAATAATTCGATGGATAATATTCGCGTATACGAGGAGAATGGTACTATCGTCATTCGTGGTGCAGAGGGCAAGCGAGCCACAGTCTCCGATATGTCCGGTATCGTATTGCATAACGATATTTGTTCCGATGTCACGGTCATTTCGGTAAGCAGAGGCGTATATGTAGTTAAGGTAAACGGGAAAGCGATCAAGGTGATCGTTCGTTAA
- a CDS encoding 3-phosphoshikimate 1-carboxyvinyltransferase gives MNYKVFAPHDCHIEVELPASKSISNRALVINALCDDSIPITNVSDCDDTRVMKQAFTEKNSSIDIHGAGTAMRFLTAYYAQKRDYECIISGSERMKQRPIKILVDALRSLGADIRYFDKEGFPPLQIFGKELRGGELSLPGNVSSQYISALLMIAPYMQNGLELTLTGKIVSTPYIEMTLEMMSYFGIEAHRSNNTIRIPAGRYCPKQFRIEPDWSAASYWYEIAALTPEADIFLPNLSNKSLQGDARIAALFEPLGVSSLFSQEGTKLRKSDRSISLYEQDLSEQPDLAQTLVVTCCLIGLPFKFTGLQTLKIKETDRISALQNELIKLGYKLISSDRSLEWNGESIAPKVAPVIETYDDHRMAMAFAPASFLFPGIKIKDISVVDKSYPNYWKDLCKAGFSLEKDEKEGTRL, from the coding sequence ATGAATTACAAAGTCTTTGCTCCACACGACTGCCACATAGAAGTCGAACTGCCGGCATCCAAAAGTATCAGCAACAGGGCACTCGTCATAAACGCCCTGTGCGACGATTCGATACCGATAACCAACGTGTCCGACTGTGACGACACACGGGTCATGAAACAGGCTTTCACGGAAAAAAACAGTTCGATCGATATACACGGAGCAGGAACAGCCATGCGATTTCTCACGGCCTACTATGCTCAAAAACGAGATTACGAATGTATCATATCGGGCTCCGAGAGAATGAAACAACGCCCCATAAAAATACTGGTCGATGCTCTACGCTCTCTGGGAGCAGATATCCGATACTTCGACAAAGAAGGATTCCCCCCTTTGCAAATTTTTGGGAAAGAACTAAGAGGCGGAGAGCTTTCTCTACCGGGCAATGTCAGCTCCCAATACATATCGGCACTACTCATGATAGCACCTTATATGCAAAACGGATTGGAGCTGACCCTCACAGGCAAAATAGTTTCTACGCCTTATATCGAAATGACTCTCGAAATGATGTCTTATTTCGGTATAGAGGCACACCGCTCCAACAATACCATACGAATTCCGGCCGGCCGATACTGCCCGAAGCAATTCCGAATAGAACCGGATTGGTCGGCAGCTTCCTATTGGTATGAAATTGCGGCGCTCACACCCGAAGCCGACATATTCCTGCCGAATCTCTCGAACAAAAGCCTTCAAGGTGATGCCCGTATAGCTGCACTTTTTGAACCGCTGGGTGTTTCCAGCCTGTTTTCTCAGGAAGGCACAAAACTAAGAAAATCGGATAGAAGCATTTCATTATACGAACAGGACCTATCCGAGCAACCCGACTTGGCCCAAACCCTTGTCGTAACTTGCTGTTTAATAGGGCTTCCATTCAAATTCACAGGGCTGCAAACCCTTAAAATAAAGGAAACAGATCGCATATCTGCCCTACAAAATGAGCTTATTAAATTAGGATATAAACTAATATCTTCGGACAGATCACTCGAATGGAACGGAGAATCTATCGCTCCGAAGGTTGCACCGGTCATAGAAACCTACGACGATCATCGCATGGCTATGGCATTTGCCCCAGCCTCGTTTCTCTTCCCGGGAATAAAGATTAAAGACATTTCGGTAGTGGATAAATCATACCCCAACTATTGGAAAGACCTCTGTAAAGCAGGCTTCTCGCTTGAAAAGGACGAAAAAGAAGGAACACGATTATGA
- a CDS encoding immunity 17 family protein, which produces MNDTPALIPALIVLCLFLISGILSLCAAIADWNWFFNSKNCRMLTSRLSRRKARWLYGIIGCLILYMTVVIALDILSKTPIIDG; this is translated from the coding sequence ATGAACGACACTCCGGCACTCATTCCTGCACTCATCGTTCTATGCCTGTTTCTCATATCGGGCATACTGTCCCTCTGTGCGGCGATAGCCGACTGGAATTGGTTCTTCAACAGCAAGAACTGCCGCATGCTCACATCGAGACTTTCCCGCCGAAAAGCCCGTTGGCTTTATGGAATCATCGGCTGTCTCATTCTCTATATGACAGTAGTCATCGCTCTCGATATCTTATCAAAAACCCCGATTATCGACGGATAA
- a CDS encoding DUF6132 family protein: protein MKMLLKRYWLPVTGILLGALGGYLYWRFVGCATGTCPITSSPFASTVWGAAIGGLFVSSFKREKKYD from the coding sequence ATGAAAATGCTGTTGAAACGTTATTGGCTCCCGGTCACAGGTATTCTGTTAGGTGCTTTGGGCGGTTATCTTTATTGGCGGTTCGTAGGTTGTGCGACGGGTACGTGTCCTATTACCTCTTCTCCTTTTGCCAGTACGGTTTGGGGAGCAGCGATAGGAGGATTGTTTGTAAGTTCATTCAAAAGAGAAAAGAAATATGATTAA
- the tsaE gene encoding tRNA (adenosine(37)-N6)-threonylcarbamoyltransferase complex ATPase subunit type 1 TsaE, with the protein MHTLTIKNLDQIQETARQFIKLMGDNTVFAFHGNMGAGKTTFIKAVCEELGVDDPVNSPTFAIINEYRSATTGELIYHFDCYRLDKIEEAYDLGAEDYFASGALCFIEWPDKIEELLPYDCVNVHIAETENGARSITLDI; encoded by the coding sequence ATGCACACGCTTACGATAAAAAATCTCGACCAAATACAAGAAACAGCCCGCCAATTCATTAAGCTCATGGGCGACAATACGGTATTCGCTTTTCACGGCAACATGGGAGCCGGAAAAACGACTTTCATTAAAGCCGTTTGTGAAGAACTCGGTGTAGACGACCCCGTCAATAGTCCCACATTCGCCATTATCAACGAATACCGGTCCGCTACTACCGGCGAACTCATCTACCACTTCGATTGCTACCGGCTCGACAAAATCGAAGAAGCCTATGACCTCGGAGCCGAAGACTATTTCGCCAGCGGGGCTCTCTGCTTCATCGAATGGCCCGACAAAATCGAAGAGCTGCTCCCCTACGATTGTGTAAATGTCCATATCGCCGAGACCGAAAACGGAGCCCGGTCGATTACACTCGACATCTGA